A region from the Vicia villosa cultivar HV-30 ecotype Madison, WI linkage group LG3, Vvil1.0, whole genome shotgun sequence genome encodes:
- the LOC131660643 gene encoding uncharacterized protein LOC131660643 — protein sequence MKHTSSEAVPSLSSAPSFTDQSQPATSSSSSAAAAEDLTIASRDGGSAQEAVVVDRKNEFSAVCRWTVNNFPKVKARALWSKYFEVGGYDCRLLIYPKGDSQALPGYISVYLQIMDPRGTSSSKWDCFASYRLAFVNVVDDSKTVHRDSWHRFTAKKKSHGWCDFTPASTIFDPKLGYLFSNDSVLITADILILNESVNFSRDNNEVQSSALSSSSLVSSSVVAGPISDVLSGKFTWKVHNFSLFKDMIKTQKIMSPVFPAGECNLRISVYQSLVNGVDYLSMCLESKDTDKNVVLSDRSCWCLFRMSVLNQKPATNHMHRDSYGRFAADNKSGDNTSLGWNDYMKMSDFVGTDSGFLVDDTAVFSTSFHVIKEFSSFSKNGAVIGGRSGGGARKSDGHIGKFTWRIENFTRLKDLLKKRKITGLCIKSRRFQIGNRDCRLIVYPRGQSQPPCHLSVFLEVTDSRNSSSDWSCFVNHRLSVVNQKMEDKSVTKESQNRYSKAAKDWGWREFVTLTSLFDQDSGFLVQDTVIFSAEVLILKETSIMQDFTEHDSESNSSSSLLDSTGKRSSFSWKVENFLSFKEIMETRKIYSKFFQAGGCELRIGVYESFDTICIYLESDQAVGSDPDKNFWVRYRMAVVNQKNPAKTVWKESSICTKTWNNSVLQFMKVSDMLEADAGFLVRDTVVFVCEILDCCPWFDFSDLEVFASEDDQDALTTDPDELIDSEDSEGISGDEEDIFRNLLSRAGFHLTYGDNPSQPQVTLREKLLMDAGAIAGFLTGLRVYLDDPAKVKRLLLPTKLAGSYDGKKATKADESSPSLMNLLMGVKVLQQAIIDLLLDIMVECCQPSEVGPAADSVDECSKPFPESSGTASPLERDNEDRVVESAQVLVNERLNSAVEESSSTSSVHSFDLNGNGIQEKTLPGQPTCPPETCATVSENASFRSKTKWPEQSEELLGLIVNSLRALDGAVPQGCPEPRRRPQSAQKIALVLDKAPKHLQADLVALVPKLVEQSEHPLAAHALLERLQQPEAEPSLRMPVFGALSQLECGSEVWERILFQSFELLTDSNDEPLVATIDFVFKAASQCQHLPEAVRSVRVRLKNLGLHVSPCVLDFLSKTINSWGDVAETILRDIDCDEDYGESCTALPCGIFLFGEHSGAATGLHMIDEQAFRASRHFSDIYILLEMLSIPCLAVEASQTFERAVARGAIGAQSVALVLESLLSQKLNNNARTENFQHSDGGATEEDAIEQLGVQRDDITLVLGLAETLALSRDLCVQEFVKLLYVIIFKWYANESYRGRMLKTLVDRVTSTTDNGREVDFDLDILVTLVCEEQEYIRPVLSMMRGVADLSNIDRAALWHQLCASEDEIIRVRDESKTEISNMAKEKAILSQKLSESEATNSRLKSEMKAEVDRFSREKKELGEQIHEVESQLEWHRSERDDEILKLSAENKVLHDRLHDAETQLSQLKSRKRDELKKIVKEKNTLAERLKNAEAARKHFDEELKRIATENVTREEIRQSLEDEVRRLTQTVGQTEGEKREKEEQVARCEAYIDDMQSKLQAYQQYILSAEASLKEEMSRHAPLYGAGLEALSMKELETISRIHEEGLRQIHALQQRKGSPAGSPHLSPHTLPHSHGLYPSATVGLPPSIIPNGVGIHSNGHVNGAVGPWFNHP from the exons ATGAAACACACTTCATCCGAAGCAGTTCCTTCTCTATCATCCGCACCTTCCTTCACAGACCAATCACAGCCCGCCACGTCATCTTCATCTTCCGCCGCGGCGGCGGAGGACCTTACGATAGCCTCTCGCGACGGCGGAAGCGCTCAGGAGGCGGTGGTTGTGGATCGGAAAAACGAGTTCTCCGCTGTGTGTAGATGGACGGTGAACAATTTTCCCAAAGTGAAAGCTAGGGCACTGTGGAGCAAGTACTTTGAGGTAGGTGGTTACGATTGCCGTCTGTTGATATACCCTAAGGGTGATTCGCAGGCTTTGCCTGGTTATATTTCTGTTTATCTTCAAATCATGGACCCTCGCGGAACTTCTTCTTCGAAATGGGACTGTTTCGCGAGCTATCGTTTGGCATTTGTGAATGTTGTTGATGATTCGAAAACCGTTCATCGTGATTCTTGGCATAGGTTTACTGCTAAGAAGAAATCGCATGGTTGGTGTGATTTTACACCTGCTTCCACTATTTTTGATCCGAAATTGGGGTATTTGTTTAGTAATGATTCTGTGTTGATAACTGCTGATATTCTTATTCTTAATGAGTCTGTTAATTTTAGCCGGGATAATAATGAGGTGCAGTCTTCGGCTCTGTCTTCGTCGTCGTTGGTGTCGTCGTCGGTTGTTGCAGGTCCTATTTCTGATGTTTTGAGTGGGAAGTTCACGTGGAAGGTTCATAATTTTAGTTTGTTTAAGGATATGATTAAGACGCAGAAGATAATGAGTCCGGTTTTTCCTGCTGGGGAGTGTAATTTGAGGATTAGTGTGTATCAGAGTTTGGTGAATGGGGTTGATTATCTTTCGATGTGTTTGGAGAGTAAGGATACGGATAAGAATGTTGTGTTGTCTGATAGGAGTTGCTGGTGTTTGTTTAGGATgtctgttttgaatcagaagcCTGCTACGAATCACATGCATAGGGATTCTTATGGTCGCTTTGCAGCGGATAACAAGAGTGGCGACAATACTAGCTTGGGTTGGAATGATTATATGAAGATGTCTGATTTTGTTGGGACGGATTCAGGGTTTCTGGTGGATGACACTGCTGTTTTTAGTACCTCGTTTCATGTGATCAAGGAGTTTAGCAGCTTCTCCAAGAATGGGGCTGTCATTGGTGGGAGAAGTGGAGGTGGTGCCAGGAAGTCAGATGGTCACATTGGAAAGTTCACTTGGAGGATTGAGAATTTCACAAGGTTGAAGGATTTACTGAAAAAGAGGAAAATTACGGGTCTTTGCATTAAGAGCAGGAGGTTTCAGATTGGTAATAGGGACTGTCGTCTTATTGTTTATCCCCGAG GGCAGTCTCAGCCACCGTGCCACCTTTCAGTGTTTCTTGAAGTTACGGATTCAAGAAATTCTTCAAGTGATTGGAGTTGTTTCGTTAATCATCGGTTGTCAGTTGTAAACCAGAAAATGGAGGACAAATCTGTCACCAAGGAATCTCAGAACCGTTACTCTAAAGCTGCCAAGGATTGGGGTTGGCGTGAATTTGTGACGCTTACTAGTCTATTTGATCAAGATTCAGGTTTTCTTGTCCAAGACACTGTCATTTTCTCAGCTGAAGTCCTTATATTGAAAGAGACATCAATAATGCAGGATTTTACTGAGCATGATTCTGAGTCAAACAGCAGTAGTTCCCTTCTTGATAGTACTGGGAAAAGAAGTTCATTTTCATGGAAAGTGGAGAATTTCCTTTCTTTTAAGGAAATAATGGAGACTCGAAAAATCTATAGTAAATTCTTTCAGGCTGGTGGATGTGAACTTCGAATTG GTGTGTATGAGTCGTTTGATACCATATGTATTTATTTGGAGAGTGACCAGGCTGTTGGTAGTGATCCTGATAAAAACTTCTGGGTCAGATACAGAATGGCTGTTGTGAATCAAAAAAATCCAGCCAAGACTGTATGGAAAGAATCTTCTATCTGCACAAAAACTTGGAATAATTCTGTATTGCAATTCATGAAGGTGTCAGATATGTTAGAAGCAGATGCAGGATTTCTTGTCCGTGACACCGTTGTTTTTGTGTGTGAAATATTGGATTGCTGCCCTTGGTTTGACTTTTCAGACTTAGAG GTTTTTGCCTCGGAAGATGATCAGGATGCGTTGACAACTGATCCCGATGAATTGATAGACTCTGAAGACAGTGAAGGGATAAGTGGAGATGAGGAAGATATTTTTAGAAATCTTCTTTCCAGAGCTGGATTTCATTTAACTTATGGAGATAATCCTTCACAGCCACAGGTTACTTTAAGAGAGAAACTTTTAATGGATGCTGGTGCAATTGCTGGGTTTCTGACTGGACTTCGGGTTTATCTTGATGATCCTGCAAAAGTAAAGCGCTTGCTTCTGCCTACGAAGCTTGCTGGTAGTTATGATGGGAAGAAGGCCACCAAGGCTGATGAGTCTTCCCCAAGTTTGATGAATTTGCTGATGGGAGTTAAAGTCTTACAGCAAGCAATCATTGATTTACTATTGGATATAATGGTGGAGTGCTGCCAGCCTTCTGAAGTGGGCCCTGCTGCTGATTCTGTTGATGAATGCTCAAAGCCTTTTCCAGAAAGCAGTGGAACTGCTAGTCCTCTTGAACGTGATAATGAAGATAGAGTAGTGGAGTCTGCACAAGTTCTTGTTAATGAGAGATTGAATTCTGCTGTCGAAGAAAGCAGTAGTACGTCTTCTGTACATAGTTTTGATTTAAATGGGAATGGTATTCAGGAAAAAACTCTTCCTGGACAGCCTACTTGTCCACCAGAAACGTGTGCCACTGTTTCAGAAAATGCGTCATTTCGGTCAAAG ACCAAATGGCCAGAGCAGTCCGAGGAGCTCTTAGGTTTGATTGTAAACTCACTAAGAGCTTTGGATGGGGCCGTTCCACAAGGTTGTCCTGAGCCAAGACGGCGACCTCAGTCTGCGCAGAAAATTGCTCTTGTATTGGACAAGGCTCCTAAGCATTTGCAAGCAGATCTTGTTGCTTTGGTACCTAAATTGGTTGAGCAGTCAGAACACCCATTGGCTGCACATGCACTTCTTGAGCGCCTGCAACAGCCAGAAGCAGAACCTTCTTTGCGAATGCCT GTTTTTGGGGCTCTTAGTCAATTGGAATGTGGTAGTGAAGTGTGGGAGCGCATTCTATTTCAGTCATTTGAGCTTTTGACGGATTCAAATGACGAACCCCTGGTTGCAACAATAGATTTTGTATTCAAAGCAGCATCTCAATGTCAACACCTCCCCGAAGCA GTTAGGTCTGTTCGTGTCAGGCTGAAAAATTTAGGTCTTCATGTGTCGCCTTGTGTTCTTGACTTTTTGAGTAAGACAATAAATAGTTGGGGGGATGTAGCTGAAACCATACTGAGGGATATTGATTGTGATGAGGATTATGGTGAAAGTTGCACTGCTCTACCGTGTGGGATTTTCTTATTTGGTGAGCACAGCGGTGCTGCTACTGGACTGCACATGATTGATGAGCAGGCTTTTCGTGCTAGTCGTCATTTTTCTGATATTTATATACTGTTAGAAATGTTATCAATACCTTGTCTTGCTGTTGAAGCTTCTCAAACATTTGAGAGAGCTGTAGCACGAGGTGCAATAGGGGCTCAGTCTGTAGCCCTGGTATTGGAAAGTCTTCTTTCCCAAAAGTTGAACAATAATGCCAGAACCGAAAATTTTCAACATTCTGATGGTGGTGCAACAGAGGAGGATGCCATTGAGCAATTGGGAGTTCAAAGGGATGACATTACATTAGTTCTTGGTCTTGCTGAAACTTTGGCCCTCTCCAGGGACCTATGTGTGCAAGAATTTGTGAAACTGCTCTACGTGATAATCTTTAAATGGTATGCCAATGAATCTTACCGGGGGAGGATGCTGAAGACGCTTGTTGACCGTGTCACCAGCACTACTGATAATGGTCGTGAAGtagattttgatttggatatcttGGTTACTTTGGTCTGTGAGGAACAGGAGTATATTAGGCCTGTTTTGAGTATGATGCGGGGAGTTGCCGACCTTTCAAATATTGATCGAGCTGCCCTGTGGCACCAGTTATGTGCTAGTGAAGATGAAATTATCCGCGTTCGTGATGAAAGCAAAACTGAGATTTCTAATATGGCCAAGGAAAAAGCTATTCTATCACAAAAGCTGAGTGAATCCGAGGCCACAAATAGTCGTCTCAAG TCCGAAATGAAGGCCGAGGTAGATCGATTTTCTCGGGAAAAGAAGGAACTAGGAGAACAAATTCACGAAGTTGAGAGTCAGCTTGAATGGCATCGCTCAGAGCGGGATGATGAAATATTAAAGCTCTCTGCTGAGAATAAAGTTCTTCATGATCGTTTGCATGATGCAGAGACACAACTTTCTCAGTTGAAGTCTCGGAAACGTGATGAACTAAag AAAATAGTAAAGGAGAAAAATACACTTGCTGAAAGATTGAAGAATGCTGAAGCTGCACGCAAGCATTTTGATGAAGAATTGAAAAGAATTGCAACAGAAAACGTGACTCGGGAAGAAATCCGCCAATCGCTGGAGGATGAAGTTCGTAGATTGACTCAAACAGTTGGACAAACCGAGGGAGAAAAACGGGAAAAGGAAGAGCAGGTTGCTAGGTGCGAAGCATATATTGATGACATGCAATCAAAGTTGCAGGCCTACCAG caaTATATCCTCAGTGCCGAGGCCTCACTCAAGGAGGAAATGTCGCGACATGCCCCATTATATGGTGCTGGTCTGGAGGCTCTATCAATGAAAGAGTTGGAAACAATATCACGGATTCATGAAGAGGGTCTGAGGCAGATCCACGCCCTTCAACAGCGTAAAGGTAGTCCGGCTGGGAGTCCGCATTTGAGTCCCCATACTCTCCCTCACAGCCATGGATTATATCCTTCTGCAACCGTAGGCCTTCCTCCCTCAATCATCCCAAATGGAGTAGGAATCCATAGCAACGGGCATGTGAATGGTGCAGTCGGACCCTGGTTTAACCACCCTTGA